Proteins from a genomic interval of Nitrospina gracilis Nb-211:
- a CDS encoding acyl-[ACP]--phospholipid O-acyltransferase, whose amino-acid sequence MLKNQLNLLWTRRFLPLFVTQFLGAFNDNLFKNALVILITYVAAEKAGLNAQLMITAAAGIFILPFFLFSATAGQLADKYEKSRLVRVIKFVEILLMVGASYGFYMESVNLLMTILFLMGTQSAFFGPIKYGILPELLVEDELIGGNALIEAGTFVSILVGTIIGGLLILRDGGVWMVSGLVVLLATIGFAGSLYIPKRKAAAPKLKVDYNFFRETWNIVRYSYGNRDVFLSILGISWFWLIGATFLAQFPTYGKDIIGGNEELVTLFLTVFSVGIGVGSLLCNRLLKGEIVATYVPLGMLGMTVFIIDLYFASQSTFISTKTELIGAGAFLAHLSSWRILFDMFMISLCGGLYIVPLYAILQSRSEITHRSRTIASNNVLNALFMVASAVGTAVMLQMGFDVTRVFLALAILNAFVALYTCQLLPDALVKSILIWLFHTLYKVEVKGFEHYKKVSDGKFIIIANHLSFLDAALIATYTPVKLTFAINTYIARSWMVRPFLFLVDTFAMDPTNPIATRGLIEAIRNGARVMIFPEGRITVTGSLMKVYEGPGMIADKSGAPVLPVRIDGAQYTPFSRLRGKVPMRWFPKVTLTFLEPRTFHVPDEVKGRKRRKLAASQLYTLMSDMLFESSDSRKTLFEAVLEARCTHGGSHLVAEDIERKPITYRQLIMRSFILGRHIAKNTEPREYVGVLLPNANGALITFFGLQAFGRIPAMLNFSVGTKNLLASCEAAKIKTVYTSRLFIEKGKLHDVTDALEKAKLNIEYMEDLRKEIGLIAKLRGFLSDLFPQRAYRKACGGDTDPDNPCVVLFTSGSEGVPKGVVLTHANIVSNVNQLNARIDLGPTDIVFNALPVFHSFGLTGGTLLPALCGLKTFFYPSPLHYRQIPELIYDTNATIMFGTDTFLAGYAHYGHPYDFYNLRYMFAGAEKLKEETRKVWAEKFGIRIFEGYGATETAPILSLNTPMLNKPGTVGCFLPAIEHKLETIPGIEEGGRLWVTGPNVMAGYLRHTNPGVLEPPEGRWYDTGDIVDIDEEGFITIKGRAKRFAKIGGEMISLTAVESYLSNLWPDHSHAVVALPDEKKGEQMVLVTTNKDAARDAIVQHVKANGLGELSIPKKIMVVDEVPLLATGKVDYVKTQELIHQNHSG is encoded by the coding sequence ATGCTTAAAAACCAACTCAACCTTCTCTGGACCCGGCGTTTTCTTCCCCTGTTCGTCACCCAGTTCCTGGGCGCTTTCAACGACAACCTGTTCAAGAACGCGCTGGTCATCCTCATTACCTACGTCGCCGCGGAAAAGGCCGGGCTGAATGCGCAGTTGATGATCACCGCCGCCGCGGGCATCTTCATCCTCCCCTTCTTTCTGTTTTCCGCCACGGCGGGTCAGCTTGCCGACAAGTATGAAAAATCGCGGCTGGTGCGGGTGATCAAGTTCGTCGAAATCCTGCTCATGGTCGGTGCAAGCTACGGATTCTACATGGAAAGCGTCAACCTGCTCATGACCATCCTGTTTCTCATGGGCACACAGTCGGCGTTCTTCGGTCCCATCAAATACGGCATCCTGCCGGAACTGCTGGTGGAAGACGAACTGATCGGCGGCAACGCCCTGATCGAAGCGGGCACCTTTGTCTCCATCCTCGTAGGTACCATCATCGGCGGCCTGTTGATCCTGCGCGACGGCGGGGTTTGGATGGTCTCCGGACTGGTGGTTCTGCTGGCCACCATCGGTTTTGCCGGTAGCCTGTATATCCCGAAACGTAAGGCCGCCGCGCCCAAGTTGAAAGTCGATTACAACTTCTTCCGCGAAACATGGAACATCGTCCGCTATTCCTATGGAAACCGCGACGTATTCCTTTCCATTCTGGGCATCTCATGGTTCTGGCTGATCGGCGCGACCTTTCTCGCCCAATTCCCAACTTACGGCAAAGACATTATCGGCGGCAACGAGGAACTGGTGACCCTGTTCCTCACCGTGTTCTCCGTCGGCATCGGCGTCGGTTCCCTGCTCTGCAACCGCCTGCTGAAAGGCGAGATCGTAGCCACCTACGTACCACTCGGCATGCTGGGCATGACGGTGTTCATCATCGACCTGTATTTCGCCAGCCAGAGCACGTTCATCTCCACCAAAACGGAACTCATTGGCGCCGGAGCATTTCTCGCGCACCTCTCCAGTTGGCGCATCCTGTTCGATATGTTCATGATCTCGCTGTGCGGCGGGCTCTACATCGTCCCCTTGTACGCCATTCTGCAATCCCGTTCGGAGATCACTCACCGCTCGCGCACCATCGCCAGCAACAACGTGCTGAACGCATTGTTCATGGTGGCCTCCGCAGTCGGCACGGCGGTCATGTTGCAGATGGGGTTCGACGTCACCCGCGTGTTTCTCGCGCTCGCCATTCTCAACGCCTTTGTCGCGCTTTACACCTGCCAGCTTCTCCCCGACGCCCTCGTCAAGTCGATCCTGATCTGGCTGTTTCACACGCTTTACAAAGTGGAAGTGAAGGGCTTTGAGCATTACAAAAAAGTATCGGACGGCAAGTTCATCATCATCGCCAATCACCTGTCGTTCCTCGACGCGGCGCTCATCGCCACCTACACGCCGGTGAAGCTGACCTTCGCCATCAACACCTACATCGCGCGGTCATGGATGGTGAGGCCGTTCCTGTTTCTGGTAGACACCTTCGCCATGGATCCGACCAACCCCATCGCCACGCGCGGCCTCATCGAAGCCATCCGCAACGGCGCCCGGGTGATGATCTTTCCGGAAGGCCGCATCACCGTCACGGGTTCGCTGATGAAGGTGTATGAAGGACCGGGCATGATCGCCGACAAATCCGGCGCACCCGTTCTTCCCGTGCGCATCGACGGCGCGCAGTACACACCCTTTTCGCGCCTGCGCGGGAAGGTGCCGATGCGGTGGTTTCCGAAGGTCACGCTCACGTTCCTGGAACCGCGCACGTTTCATGTTCCGGACGAAGTGAAAGGAAGGAAGCGACGCAAGCTCGCGGCCAGCCAGTTGTACACGCTGATGTCGGACATGCTGTTCGAAAGCAGTGATTCGCGCAAAACCCTGTTCGAAGCGGTGCTGGAAGCGCGCTGCACGCACGGCGGGAGCCACCTGGTGGCGGAGGACATCGAGCGCAAGCCCATCACCTACCGGCAGTTGATCATGCGCAGTTTCATCCTCGGCCGCCACATCGCCAAAAACACCGAACCCAGGGAATACGTCGGCGTGCTGTTGCCGAACGCCAACGGCGCGTTGATCACGTTTTTTGGATTGCAGGCGTTCGGGCGCATCCCGGCGATGCTCAACTTTTCCGTCGGCACCAAAAACTTGCTCGCCTCTTGCGAAGCGGCAAAGATAAAGACCGTGTACACCTCGCGCCTGTTCATCGAAAAGGGCAAACTGCACGATGTCACCGACGCACTCGAAAAAGCCAAGCTCAACATCGAGTACATGGAGGATCTGCGGAAAGAGATCGGGCTGATTGCAAAACTGCGTGGCTTCCTGTCCGACCTGTTTCCCCAGCGCGCCTACCGCAAGGCGTGCGGAGGCGATACTGATCCCGACAATCCCTGCGTGGTGCTGTTCACCTCCGGCTCCGAGGGCGTGCCCAAGGGCGTGGTGCTGACCCACGCCAACATCGTCTCCAACGTCAACCAACTGAACGCGCGCATCGATCTCGGTCCCACCGACATCGTGTTCAACGCGCTTCCGGTTTTCCACTCCTTTGGACTCACCGGCGGCACGCTTCTGCCCGCACTGTGTGGACTCAAAACCTTCTTTTATCCGTCGCCCCTGCACTACCGGCAGATTCCGGAACTCATCTACGACACCAACGCCACCATCATGTTCGGCACCGACACGTTCCTCGCCGGATATGCGCATTACGGACACCCTTACGACTTTTACAACCTGCGTTACATGTTCGCCGGAGCGGAAAAGCTGAAAGAAGAAACCCGCAAAGTGTGGGCGGAAAAATTCGGCATCCGTATCTTTGAAGGCTACGGCGCAACGGAAACCGCGCCGATCCTGTCCCTCAACACGCCCATGCTCAACAAGCCGGGCACCGTGGGATGCTTCCTGCCCGCCATCGAACACAAACTGGAAACCATTCCCGGCATCGAGGAAGGCGGACGGTTGTGGGTCACCGGACCCAACGTCATGGCAGGCTATCTGCGGCACACCAACCCGGGCGTGCTGGAGCCGCCGGAAGGCCGCTGGTACGACACCGGCGACATCGTGGACATCGACGAAGAAGGCTTCATCACCATCAAGGGCCGCGCAAAGCGTTTTGCCAAGATCGGCGGCGAGATGATTTCACTGACCGCCGTCGAATCGTACCTCTCCAACCTGTGGCCGGACCACAGCCATGCCGTGGTCGCGCTTCCCGACGAGAAAAAAGGTGAGCAAATGGTGCTGGTCACGACGAACAAGGACGCGGCGCGCGATGCCATCGTCCAGCACGTCAAGGCCAACGGGCTGGGCGAGCTCAGCATCCCGAAAAAAATCATGGTGGTCGATGAAGTGCCCCTGCTCGCCACAGGCAAGGTGGATTACGTCAAGACGCAGGAACTAATTCACCAGAACCACAGCGGATGA
- a CDS encoding ceramidase domain-containing protein produces MSHKTRVGILLAVTVFGVLVVFSFPPLAQDPDYHNFADTHSLLGIPNFGNVASNLMFVVVGAIGLVVLGRVSGRQDRFYLPQERWMFAILFGGTVLIGLGSMYYHWSPGDATLLWDRLPMTVVFMSVFVVVLADRLGPRVGLAALGPLVFFGIATALYWDHTETLGQGDLRPYILVQFMPMILIPLLFFLFPPRYSGSVAFVKVLAWYVVAKVFEHFDAWVYSGTAGMVSGHTLKHLIAGAALFFMIGYLDARRRLRTEGG; encoded by the coding sequence ATGAGCCATAAAACGAGGGTGGGGATTCTGTTGGCGGTGACGGTGTTCGGCGTGCTGGTGGTGTTTTCGTTTCCACCGTTGGCGCAGGATCCGGACTACCACAACTTCGCCGACACGCATTCGCTTCTGGGGATCCCCAATTTCGGCAACGTCGCCTCCAACCTGATGTTTGTGGTTGTTGGAGCGATCGGGCTCGTGGTTTTGGGGCGGGTGTCCGGAAGGCAGGATCGTTTTTATCTGCCGCAGGAACGGTGGATGTTCGCAATCCTTTTTGGCGGAACGGTGCTTATTGGCTTGGGGTCCATGTACTATCATTGGTCACCCGGTGACGCCACGCTGTTGTGGGACCGCCTGCCGATGACCGTGGTGTTCATGTCGGTATTTGTCGTGGTGCTGGCCGACCGGCTGGGGCCGCGTGTGGGACTGGCGGCGCTGGGCCCGCTGGTGTTCTTCGGTATCGCCACAGCCTTGTACTGGGACCACACGGAAACGCTGGGGCAGGGGGATCTGCGTCCCTACATTCTGGTGCAATTCATGCCCATGATTCTCATTCCGCTCCTGTTTTTCCTGTTTCCTCCGCGTTACAGCGGATCGGTCGCGTTTGTGAAAGTGCTGGCGTGGTACGTGGTGGCGAAGGTGTTCGAACACTTCGACGCGTGGGTTTACAGCGGCACGGCGGGGATGGTGAGTGGGCACACTCTGAAACACCTCATTGCAGGAGCGGCCCTGTTTTTCATGATCGGCTATCTGGATGCGAGACGTCGCCTGCGGACGGAAGGGGGATGA
- a CDS encoding alpha/beta fold hydrolase: protein MRFNGLAIFKWPVTTCIWILTLTLVTGERDPVWAEDRKCVILLHGIARTSASMAPLAEYLEKRGYAAINIDYPSTDHAIDDLVERVNEKIIASSWTRDCTTHFVGYSMGALIVRGLIHKHRPEKMGRVVLLAPPNGGSEVADFWKNNFLFEWLYGPAGQELVTQQDAYRNRFGEVDFEVGVIAGDRSIDPLSSSIIPGPDDGKVSIPRTKLPGMKDHIVVHATHTFIMRNEEVMEQALHFLEHGEFYRESPHEP from the coding sequence GTGAGATTCAACGGCCTTGCCATATTTAAATGGCCGGTCACCACCTGCATATGGATTCTGACTCTGACGCTGGTGACTGGGGAACGGGACCCGGTATGGGCGGAAGATCGGAAGTGTGTAATCCTTTTGCACGGCATCGCCCGTACCAGCGCCTCCATGGCTCCGCTGGCGGAATACCTGGAGAAGCGGGGGTATGCCGCAATCAACATCGATTACCCGTCCACCGACCACGCCATCGACGACCTTGTGGAACGAGTGAATGAAAAGATAATCGCCTCTTCGTGGACACGGGACTGCACCACGCACTTCGTGGGGTACTCGATGGGGGCGTTGATCGTGAGAGGGCTCATCCACAAACACCGTCCTGAAAAGATGGGACGGGTGGTTCTGCTGGCTCCGCCCAACGGCGGCAGTGAGGTGGCGGATTTCTGGAAGAATAATTTCCTGTTCGAATGGCTGTACGGTCCGGCGGGCCAGGAACTGGTCACGCAGCAGGATGCCTACCGCAACCGCTTTGGGGAGGTGGATTTCGAGGTTGGAGTGATCGCGGGAGACCGCTCGATCGATCCGTTGTCTTCTTCCATCATCCCGGGGCCGGACGACGGCAAGGTGTCCATTCCGCGCACGAAACTTCCGGGTATGAAGGATCACATTGTGGTCCACGCCACGCACACATTCATCATGCGGAATGAAGAGGTGATGGAGCAGGCTCTGCATTTTCTCGAACACGGGGAGTTTTACAGGGAAAGTCCTCATGAGCCATAA
- a CDS encoding VOC family protein, which produces MDHPLTHKIAFVHYGTLDLDRAVAFYQNVLGLKLMFKVDAWAEFDLDGQRLALRRVDRLEAEAHAGAMVHLEARPIELVVEVLKNKGVAFIHETEEFPYGKLATFLDPDGNRIGLYQPPDEKNPA; this is translated from the coding sequence TTGGACCATCCCCTGACCCATAAAATCGCGTTCGTCCACTACGGCACCTTGGACCTCGACCGGGCCGTGGCATTTTATCAGAACGTGCTCGGCCTGAAACTGATGTTCAAGGTGGACGCCTGGGCGGAGTTCGACCTCGACGGCCAGCGCCTGGCTCTCCGCCGTGTGGATCGCTTGGAGGCGGAAGCGCACGCCGGAGCAATGGTGCACCTCGAAGCCCGGCCCATCGAACTTGTGGTCGAGGTGTTGAAAAACAAGGGGGTTGCCTTTATCCACGAAACCGAGGAGTTCCCCTACGGCAAGCTGGCCACGTTTCTCGATCCGGACGGCAACCGGATTGGTCTGTACCAGCCTCCTGATGAAAAAAATCCGGCGTGA
- the moaC gene encoding cyclic pyranopterin monophosphate synthase MoaC, translated as MNNPLTHFNEEGRARMVDVSEKQVTERVATAQGTVFMRPETLRLIQEGRIKKGDVLAVAQVAGIQGAKKTSDVIPMCHPLMLNGVDIQFREQPEPDANGLCSIHITATVKVSGKTGVEMEALTAVSMAALTIYDMCKAVDRDMFFNEIGLTYKAGGKSGTFTREQVSEA; from the coding sequence ATGAACAATCCGCTGACGCATTTCAACGAAGAAGGCCGCGCCCGCATGGTGGACGTGTCCGAAAAACAGGTCACCGAGCGCGTCGCCACCGCCCAGGGCACCGTGTTCATGCGGCCGGAGACCCTGCGCCTCATTCAGGAAGGCCGAATCAAAAAGGGTGACGTGCTGGCCGTGGCTCAGGTGGCGGGCATTCAGGGCGCGAAAAAGACCTCCGACGTCATCCCCATGTGCCATCCGCTCATGCTGAACGGCGTGGACATCCAGTTTCGGGAACAGCCGGAGCCGGACGCCAACGGATTGTGCTCCATCCACATCACGGCCACCGTGAAAGTCAGCGGTAAAACCGGAGTGGAAATGGAAGCACTGACCGCCGTATCCATGGCCGCACTCACCATCTACGATATGTGCAAGGCGGTGGATCGCGACATGTTTTTCAACGAAATCGGGTTGACCTACAAGGCTGGCGGCAAGTCCGGCACCTTCACCCGCGAACAGGTTTCGGAGGCGTAA
- a CDS encoding MoaD/ThiS family protein has protein sequence MVTVKYFANLRQMAGKEEDRFELEGETTLENLTHMIGKTLPQIGEMVRQKRIMISINYDVVPLDTVVKDGDEIALLPPFSGGL, from the coding sequence ATGGTAACCGTAAAATATTTTGCCAACCTCAGGCAGATGGCGGGAAAGGAAGAAGACCGGTTCGAGCTGGAAGGGGAAACCACCCTCGAAAACCTTACGCACATGATCGGCAAAACCCTGCCGCAGATCGGCGAGATGGTGCGTCAGAAAAGAATCATGATCTCTATCAACTACGACGTGGTGCCTCTGGACACGGTAGTGAAGGACGGCGACGAGATCGCACTCCTTCCGCCCTTTTCCGGCGGCCTGTGA
- a CDS encoding molybdenum cofactor biosynthesis protein MoaE: MSTATESKVRIQKEDFNIHEEIEMMKKVSRNIGGITTFLGTGRELNKGENITELNFEHYPQMAEKKLAEIREKAIEDFGIIDMSIIHRIGHIDIGENIVLIIACGEHRQETFKACEWAIAELKRTTPIWKRETTSKGEVWVQATP, translated from the coding sequence ATGAGCACGGCAACGGAATCCAAAGTCCGCATTCAGAAAGAAGATTTCAACATCCACGAGGAAATCGAAATGATGAAGAAGGTGTCGCGCAACATCGGCGGCATCACCACCTTTCTGGGCACGGGCCGGGAGTTGAACAAGGGCGAAAACATCACCGAACTCAATTTCGAGCATTACCCACAGATGGCGGAAAAGAAACTGGCTGAGATCCGCGAAAAAGCCATTGAGGATTTCGGCATCATCGACATGAGCATCATCCACCGCATCGGCCACATTGACATCGGTGAGAATATCGTGCTCATCATCGCCTGCGGCGAACACCGCCAGGAAACATTCAAGGCCTGCGAGTGGGCGATCGCGGAGCTCAAGCGCACCACACCCATCTGGAAACGCGAGACCACCTCCAAAGGCGAGGTCTGGGTTCAGGCCACACCGTAG
- a CDS encoding PD-(D/E)XK nuclease family protein, translated as MPAPVDTSTLVLTVNVRLARWLSLQHNRRQATSLKVWETPDIVPFDAWLKEAWVSSWPRQHVLSPLQSRKLWERIIHEDAATSRLDLLHLQGAANEAAEAFALLQQYEVADSPDHYALSEEATAFHRWMMQYRDRLKRWSALDPSQVLRVVQNAMQARDIPIPPAIVFAGFDELTPQLQRFIDFLKGNGVSISWYPQEPASTSAAPPDNIPEPQGNIRKYPDPQTEVIQCARWVRSVMQPEKTVGIVVTQMEDYRELLVRELRAELAPESVYCWQGQEAPFNISLGASLIHEHMVDLALQLLTCSGNTFATLLVSRILRSPYFANWKEEHSERLQMDLILRRKYPARVTLNQLLKPGKWPSCEGISSFLNKWKNWLETKGTRRPGEWGQVIARLLHEMDWPRGGRKLSSREFQVHDAWNECLDELATLDGVLGNIDRARVMTTLTHIVRDKVFQPKTREEPIQVVGLLEAAGMQFDHLWILGCHADALPAANDPNPFLPFTLQRQYHLPHCTPNRTLRFYETVLARVFRSSPEIQISYPALIEDRERLRSPLLSPLDESEPSQIEYPSHRLIDRFQEHSILEEMEDRSRIQVEPEELQILRGGHAVLKHQAECPFRAFALHRLKIRGLQPAEIEMDALARGNMVHAILEGFWKEVKTKQRLAQLTANGKLPDTIQTHVDTVLSANRGLFFGQDEFRKLESQRLYSLVNEWLSLEQEREDFEVLDTEAPVEYSLDRLHLRLKIDRVDRTGESNMVLIDYKTGRNFPPAGWHDERIREPQLPLYCLAHPSDAILFARVAKGQCGFKGLGRDSLNLPGIKNKNADKGGFENWEQAVDFWKSRLSAIAGNFLQGSLEVDPLEKQSPCNRCELPTLCRKAELLQQAVEEDEEVSS; from the coding sequence ATGCCTGCGCCTGTGGACACCTCCACGCTCGTCCTCACCGTCAATGTCCGGCTCGCCCGCTGGCTGTCGCTTCAGCACAACCGCCGGCAGGCCACTTCCCTCAAAGTCTGGGAAACGCCCGACATCGTTCCCTTCGACGCATGGCTGAAGGAGGCATGGGTCTCTTCCTGGCCGCGCCAGCATGTGCTTTCCCCCCTGCAATCGAGAAAACTGTGGGAACGCATCATCCACGAAGATGCGGCAACTTCCCGCCTCGATCTTCTGCACTTGCAGGGCGCGGCGAATGAAGCGGCGGAAGCGTTCGCCCTGCTCCAGCAATACGAAGTAGCGGACAGTCCGGACCATTACGCATTGTCCGAAGAAGCCACCGCGTTCCATCGCTGGATGATGCAGTACCGCGATCGGTTGAAACGATGGAGTGCACTGGACCCTTCGCAAGTTTTGCGTGTCGTGCAGAATGCCATGCAGGCGAGAGACATCCCCATCCCTCCCGCCATCGTCTTTGCCGGTTTCGATGAGCTCACCCCGCAACTGCAGCGCTTCATCGATTTTCTGAAGGGCAACGGCGTCTCCATATCATGGTATCCGCAGGAACCCGCCTCGACCTCAGCCGCACCGCCTGACAACATCCCCGAACCACAGGGAAACATCCGCAAATATCCCGATCCGCAGACGGAAGTCATTCAATGCGCGCGCTGGGTGAGGTCGGTCATGCAACCGGAAAAAACCGTGGGTATCGTCGTCACTCAGATGGAAGACTACCGCGAACTGCTGGTGCGGGAGTTGAGAGCGGAACTGGCTCCGGAATCGGTTTATTGCTGGCAGGGTCAGGAAGCTCCGTTCAATATTTCCCTGGGCGCGTCTCTGATTCACGAGCACATGGTGGATTTGGCCCTGCAACTGCTCACCTGTTCAGGCAATACGTTTGCAACGTTATTGGTCTCGCGGATTCTGCGTTCCCCCTATTTTGCAAACTGGAAGGAGGAGCATTCCGAGCGCCTGCAAATGGATCTCATCCTTCGCCGGAAATACCCCGCCCGCGTGACGTTGAACCAGCTACTGAAACCGGGAAAATGGCCATCCTGCGAGGGGATTTCATCATTCCTCAATAAATGGAAAAACTGGTTGGAAACAAAAGGCACGCGCCGCCCTGGGGAATGGGGCCAGGTGATCGCCCGGTTGTTGCACGAAATGGACTGGCCACGCGGTGGAAGAAAACTTTCCAGCCGCGAATTTCAGGTGCACGATGCATGGAATGAATGTCTGGATGAACTGGCTACGCTCGATGGCGTGTTGGGCAACATCGACCGTGCCAGGGTCATGACCACGCTGACGCACATCGTGCGTGACAAAGTGTTTCAACCCAAAACGCGGGAAGAGCCGATCCAGGTGGTGGGCCTGCTGGAGGCGGCGGGGATGCAGTTCGACCACCTCTGGATTCTCGGATGCCACGCAGATGCCCTGCCCGCCGCCAACGATCCCAATCCTTTTTTGCCGTTCACCCTTCAGCGCCAATACCATCTGCCTCACTGCACTCCGAACCGTACCCTTCGTTTTTACGAAACCGTGCTGGCGCGGGTGTTCCGCTCTTCACCCGAGATTCAAATCAGTTACCCGGCTTTGATTGAGGACCGGGAGCGCCTGCGCAGTCCCCTGCTTTCACCGTTGGATGAATCGGAGCCGTCGCAAATCGAATATCCTTCGCACCGTCTCATCGATCGTTTTCAGGAGCACAGCATTCTGGAAGAGATGGAAGATCGTTCCCGCATTCAGGTTGAACCCGAAGAGTTGCAAATACTGAGGGGGGGCCATGCCGTCCTCAAGCATCAGGCGGAATGCCCCTTCCGTGCATTCGCCCTGCACCGCCTGAAAATAAGGGGCCTCCAGCCTGCGGAGATTGAAATGGATGCCCTGGCGCGCGGCAACATGGTGCACGCCATTCTGGAAGGCTTCTGGAAGGAGGTCAAAACCAAACAGAGGCTCGCTCAATTGACCGCCAATGGAAAGTTACCGGACACCATACAAACCCATGTCGATACCGTTCTGTCAGCCAACCGGGGCTTGTTTTTCGGTCAGGATGAATTCAGAAAACTGGAGAGCCAACGCCTTTACAGCCTCGTCAATGAATGGCTGTCTCTGGAACAGGAGCGGGAGGACTTTGAAGTCCTCGACACGGAAGCACCCGTTGAGTATTCGTTGGATCGCCTTCATCTGCGCCTCAAGATCGACCGGGTGGACCGCACGGGGGAGTCCAATATGGTTTTAATCGACTATAAGACGGGACGAAATTTTCCTCCTGCAGGTTGGCACGATGAACGGATTCGGGAACCGCAACTGCCGCTTTACTGCCTGGCGCATCCCTCGGACGCCATCCTGTTTGCGCGCGTGGCCAAAGGGCAATGTGGCTTCAAAGGTTTGGGACGCGACTCCCTCAATTTGCCGGGAATCAAAAACAAAAATGCAGACAAGGGGGGCTTTGAGAATTGGGAGCAGGCGGTCGATTTTTGGAAATCCAGGTTGTCTGCCATCGCCGGAAATTTTTTACAGGGATCACTGGAGGTCGATCCCCTGGAAAAACAGAGCCCGTGCAACCGGTGTGAACTGCCCACGTTGTGCCGCAAAGCGGAACTGCTTCAGCAGGCAGTGGAAGAAGACGAAGAGGTGTCCTCATGA